In Desulfomonile tiedjei DSM 6799, a genomic segment contains:
- a CDS encoding IS4 family transposase — MTFILSIAASGKGKGVDMKSGEFFRHARILGLWPDAEAIHRSALTKARKKVDWRIFRQILDDAVGLAYECWPKSPKDEWHGMSTHAIDGSDYTLPAADELRAEFDPESGLGQAGKGHYPQCLVCTLYDVFRRLPIARTVVPVNSSERDQAKHLLPLVPEGSVLLLDRGYPGYEFLSYLLDKFKGYFVIRCPATSTFATVKEFIRSGKSEAEIVIPPTSNYLSQVTAEQRKAAKPIRVRVIRLSNPDGTLSVLLTNLYDKVEFPRQEITDLYFRRWEIESYFRDEKIGLEIEKFHGKTCNSVLQELFAAAIMAVISRTLMAISTQLLGGELGEPQFKNAVMTLASEAAVLAADDPERAIEIFQDILKEIYRVKYYRPNSQRPPQPRVNKQSKNKWLYRRYKNVPAA; from the coding sequence ATCACCTTCATCTTGTCCATTGCCGCCAGTGGAAAGGGTAAAGGAGTGGACATGAAATCCGGTGAATTCTTTCGACATGCCAGAATTCTTGGCCTTTGGCCTGACGCCGAGGCGATCCATCGAAGCGCGCTCACCAAGGCGCGCAAAAAGGTGGATTGGAGGATCTTTCGGCAAATACTCGATGATGCGGTTGGTCTGGCTTATGAGTGTTGGCCTAAGAGCCCGAAGGACGAGTGGCATGGTATGTCCACTCATGCGATAGATGGCTCCGACTATACGCTTCCAGCCGCCGATGAGCTCAGGGCCGAGTTTGATCCTGAGAGCGGACTTGGGCAAGCGGGCAAAGGACATTATCCTCAGTGTCTTGTATGCACGCTCTATGACGTCTTCAGACGTCTGCCCATCGCAAGAACTGTGGTCCCGGTGAATTCTTCGGAGCGGGACCAAGCCAAACATCTCCTGCCCCTCGTGCCTGAGGGAAGTGTCTTGCTCCTGGATCGAGGTTACCCAGGATATGAATTTCTCAGCTACCTTTTGGACAAGTTCAAAGGCTATTTCGTGATACGTTGCCCCGCAACGTCCACCTTCGCCACAGTAAAGGAATTCATTCGGAGCGGGAAGAGCGAAGCCGAAATCGTGATTCCTCCGACATCGAACTATCTCAGCCAGGTGACGGCTGAACAACGAAAGGCCGCCAAGCCCATCAGAGTGAGAGTCATCAGACTGTCCAATCCTGACGGAACCCTCTCGGTTCTCCTGACGAATCTTTACGACAAGGTGGAGTTTCCGAGACAGGAGATCACTGACCTCTATTTCAGGCGATGGGAAATCGAGAGCTATTTCCGGGATGAAAAGATTGGGCTCGAAATCGAAAAATTTCATGGCAAAACCTGCAACAGCGTCCTGCAAGAACTCTTTGCAGCTGCGATCATGGCTGTGATCTCAAGAACTCTCATGGCCATTTCCACCCAGTTACTCGGTGGAGAGCTCGGAGAACCTCAGTTCAAGAATGCGGTCATGACGCTCGCGTCTGAAGCCGCCGTGCTCGCCGCAGACGATCCTGAAAGAGCCATCGAAATCTTTCAGGATATTCTCAAAGAAATCTATCGTGTCAAATACTATCGACCAAACAGTCAGCGACCACCCCAACCAAGGGTGAACAAGCAAAGCAAAAACAAATGGCTTTACCGCAGGTACAAAAATGTCCCCGCAGCTTAA
- a CDS encoding DUF47 domain-containing protein produces the protein MAFWKLFSGRRETDFYELLLLQAEKTLAGCAALVAFLDEQGEPETLRRLEQEADDIRRILIDELNQTFLTPMDREDIFALSRAIDDVMDHAYNTVKEMEVFEIEPNEFLFQMAELLQQGAEQLVNAIRHLKKNPNVAVEYAVRAKRIENKINDVFLAALKQLFCGHEPRIMFSYREIYRHFNRSADRVDEAANIISDIVVKMY, from the coding sequence ATGGCATTCTGGAAACTTTTTAGCGGCAGACGCGAAACTGATTTTTACGAATTGTTGCTGCTCCAGGCAGAAAAAACGCTTGCAGGGTGCGCCGCACTCGTGGCTTTTCTCGATGAACAGGGCGAACCCGAAACATTGAGAAGACTGGAGCAAGAAGCCGACGACATCCGCCGCATACTCATTGATGAGCTAAATCAGACATTCTTGACCCCGATGGACCGCGAGGACATTTTCGCGCTTTCGAGAGCCATCGATGATGTCATGGATCATGCGTACAATACAGTCAAAGAAATGGAAGTATTTGAAATAGAGCCCAACGAATTTCTTTTTCAAATGGCTGAATTGCTCCAACAAGGAGCGGAGCAGTTGGTAAACGCGATTAGACATCTCAAAAAGAATCCGAATGTTGCAGTTGAATACGCAGTCAGGGCAAAACGTATTGAGAATAAGATCAACGATGTATTTCTCGCCGCTCTCAAACAGCTTTTCTGTGGGCACGAACCGCGCATAATGTTCAGTTATCGGGAAATATATCGTCACTTCAATAGATCTGCCGATCGCGTCGATGAGGCGGCCAATATTATCAGTGATATCGTTGTGAAAATGTATTAG
- a CDS encoding inorganic phosphate transporter, with translation MDPALFDICIGLTLCFAFVNGVHDGGNVIATIVCSRSMSPYRALFLAAIGEFLGPLLLGTAVAHTMSTSILKPEALGLLKPATLYIMISCGVGGAIAWKLPTWFLGLPSSGSHALIGGLVGAGAVAMGYESISIQKVLVSVVVPLLFSPIVGILLGFLVFGIIRSLFGRSHRGIGRVFATLQKPTVLFLAASHGSNDAQKSMGVIAIALAFTPGESYGEFHLPYWVILSCTSALVMGLLLGGWRIVKTVGLGICRMEPVHSFASQLASTLVVMVASLTGGPVSTTQIVASSVMGVGASRRLSGVKWSAATNIAYAWLLTFPVSAGIGAGLFWIFKRLLSSGEVAHGILETF, from the coding sequence TTGGACCCAGCCCTTTTTGACATTTGTATCGGCCTGACTCTCTGTTTCGCATTCGTAAACGGAGTTCATGATGGAGGAAACGTGATCGCAACCATTGTCTGTTCGCGATCTATGAGTCCCTATCGTGCACTGTTTCTGGCTGCGATCGGTGAATTTCTGGGGCCGTTGCTGTTGGGAACTGCGGTAGCTCATACTATGTCCACGAGCATCCTGAAACCGGAAGCACTGGGGCTTCTCAAACCGGCAACGCTCTATATCATGATCTCCTGCGGTGTCGGAGGAGCCATAGCGTGGAAGCTGCCTACCTGGTTCCTGGGATTGCCTTCCAGCGGTTCCCACGCGTTGATAGGAGGATTGGTGGGAGCCGGAGCCGTCGCCATGGGATACGAGTCTATTTCCATACAGAAGGTGCTGGTATCTGTTGTGGTTCCGCTCTTGTTTTCTCCGATAGTGGGTATTCTGTTGGGTTTCCTGGTATTTGGAATTATAAGAAGCCTGTTCGGCCGATCTCATAGAGGAATCGGTCGTGTTTTTGCAACCCTTCAGAAGCCGACAGTCTTGTTCCTGGCAGCGAGTCACGGATCGAACGACGCGCAAAAATCCATGGGAGTAATAGCTATTGCATTAGCGTTTACCCCAGGCGAATCCTATGGGGAATTCCACCTCCCGTACTGGGTCATTCTGTCTTGTACCTCGGCTCTGGTAATGGGACTTCTCCTTGGTGGATGGCGAATCGTGAAGACCGTCGGCCTGGGAATATGTCGGATGGAACCTGTTCATTCTTTTGCATCGCAATTGGCTTCAACGCTCGTGGTTATGGTCGCGTCTCTAACGGGAGGCCCGGTTAGCACAACTCAGATAGTTGCTTCATCAGTAATGGGCGTGGGAGCATCGAGGAGACTGAGCGGTGTGAAATGGTCCGCTGCAACGAATATCGCGTACGCCTGGTTGCTCACGTTTCCGGTATCTGCGGGAATCGGTGCAGGACTATTTTGGATTTTCAAGCGATTGCTCTCCTCCGGAGAAGTAGCACATGGCATTCTGGAAACTTTTTAG
- a CDS encoding universal stress protein: MLPKKILLCTDFSANSLRARNLAMEFASNLNAKLLILHVVNSSRLGYPAFEVGVPFDLQAVLKAIEDSVKKNFQEIENECSSSVPEMEFASRIGVPANEIVTFAGEQKVDLIVMGTHGWTGFKHLILGSTAENVVRSAPCPVLTVRSPEEKSAQSGEST; the protein is encoded by the coding sequence ATGCTCCCGAAAAAAATACTTCTGTGCACCGACTTCTCTGCTAATTCGCTCCGCGCACGCAATCTGGCAATGGAGTTTGCATCGAATCTCAATGCCAAGCTTTTGATATTACATGTGGTGAACTCCTCGAGGCTTGGCTACCCTGCTTTTGAAGTTGGAGTCCCCTTCGACCTTCAGGCTGTGCTCAAAGCAATAGAGGATTCGGTTAAGAAAAATTTCCAGGAGATTGAGAATGAGTGCAGCAGTTCGGTTCCGGAAATGGAATTCGCATCGAGAATCGGGGTTCCTGCTAACGAGATCGTGACATTCGCCGGAGAGCAAAAGGTAGACCTGATCGTCATGGGAACCCACGGTTGGACTGGATTCAAGCACCTCATCCTCGGCAGCACGGCAGAGAACGTGGTCCGTTCGGCCCCATGCCCTGTGTTGACCGTGCGATCGCCTGAAGAGAAATCTGCACAATCCGGTGAAAGCACATAA
- a CDS encoding OadG family protein, producing the protein MSDWSFGISLTIVGVSGTFLTLGILIVVIELTKKIFPLPGSKKDSVGR; encoded by the coding sequence ATGAGCGATTGGAGTTTCGGCATTAGTTTGACAATAGTAGGTGTGAGCGGGACATTCCTCACGCTTGGAATACTTATTGTCGTTATCGAGCTCACCAAGAAAATCTTTCCGCTCCCCGGATCGAAGAAGGATTCGGTAGGGCGCTAA
- a CDS encoding sodium ion-translocating decarboxylase subunit beta, which produces MLESILAGISGLGAGTMFLATKGLPNVVMLFIGGVLLYLAIKREIEPLLLLPIGFGCVLVNVPLSDLMEQGGMLRFFYDIGIITEIFPLLIFVGIGAMTDFGPLLENPKILLFGAAGQLGIFCTLLLALALGFSQLEAVCIGIIGACDGPTAIYVTSQYAPHLLGPVSVAAYSYMSLVPIIQPPIMKALTTEKERTTRMAINRESVSKNTRILFPIIVTIATGLIAPKGLPLMGTIMLGNLMKESGVVARLTGASENEIANIVTLFLGLAIGGTMEGHKFLRPETLMIFGLGFLAISLDTVAGVIFGKIMYGLTGGKINPLIGAAGISAYPMAARVVQAQGQRYDKKNFLLMHAMGANTGGQIGSVMAAAVMLSVLKGMGLI; this is translated from the coding sequence ATGCTTGAAAGTATATTAGCTGGGATTTCAGGACTCGGTGCAGGAACAATGTTTCTTGCCACCAAGGGTCTTCCCAATGTCGTCATGCTTTTTATCGGTGGGGTGCTGCTTTACCTCGCGATTAAACGTGAAATCGAGCCGCTTTTATTGCTTCCCATCGGCTTCGGTTGTGTGCTGGTGAACGTTCCTCTTAGCGATCTTATGGAACAAGGCGGAATGCTCAGATTCTTCTACGATATCGGTATCATAACGGAAATCTTCCCATTGCTGATATTTGTAGGGATTGGAGCTATGACGGATTTCGGTCCGCTCCTGGAGAATCCAAAAATACTCCTGTTCGGAGCAGCCGGGCAACTCGGCATATTCTGTACCTTGTTGCTGGCTCTCGCTCTGGGCTTTTCACAGCTTGAGGCCGTGTGCATCGGAATTATCGGAGCTTGCGACGGTCCGACTGCAATATACGTTACCTCGCAATATGCTCCTCATCTTCTGGGACCCGTTTCCGTTGCGGCGTACTCGTACATGTCGCTGGTGCCGATAATACAGCCGCCCATAATGAAGGCGCTCACCACGGAAAAAGAGCGCACCACGCGCATGGCCATAAATAGGGAAAGCGTTTCAAAGAATACAAGAATACTGTTCCCCATTATCGTCACCATTGCTACAGGCCTTATCGCTCCGAAAGGACTTCCCCTGATGGGCACCATCATGCTGGGAAATCTCATGAAAGAGAGCGGAGTCGTGGCGAGGCTCACAGGGGCATCCGAAAATGAAATAGCAAACATCGTAACGCTCTTTCTCGGATTAGCCATTGGTGGAACCATGGAAGGTCACAAGTTCCTCAGACCGGAGACCCTGATGATCTTTGGGCTCGGATTCCTGGCCATAAGTCTGGACACCGTAGCAGGCGTAATCTTCGGTAAAATCATGTATGGCCTGACGGGCGGCAAAATCAACCCTCTCATCGGAGCTGCAGGAATATCTGCCTATCCTATGGCCGCCAGAGTGGTCCAGGCCCAGGGACAAAGATATGACAAGAAAAATTTCCTGCTTATGCATGCAATGGGCGCCAATACCGGAGGTCAGATAGGATCGGTGATGGCAGCAGCGGTCATGCTTTCCGTTTTGAAAGGTATGGGACTGATCTAG
- a CDS encoding methyl-accepting chemotaxis protein, which yields MMQFVTKSIRGKLAVSFVLVGLVPILVLGYIGLRLAGDALEKAEFAKLLSERELRKDEILNYLNATLNNLQYLNETGAATIALDTLYSYIEFSRASADAPFDTSSDVYKSTRETVSKPIEAFVSIYNSDVSGYEDVLLVGAKNGVVMYSVRQLSDLGANLKTGDLKDSGLAKLWSRVTETGKPALVDFGVYKATGNPAAFAGVPITDSSGKIKGVIALRMGPQHIVSSFGSGHDTNRNAGSYLVGQDLLLRSQSRFEKENSVLKKKIETDAVKNALAGKSATALTRDYRNVSVLSSYAPLNLPSLKSLGADFDWAIVSEVAESEMRQPMSAILTYMGVIILVVAIVVMLLVFFLSRGFARPITMMSEIADRLSKGDLTVTVPKFKRHDEIGALAESFRSMLESMRAQTGRLYEGIKVLSGSAAEISTAITQLVTSTAETATSVNQTTATLEEVKQAAKVANDNAMNVARISQQAVAVSTEGKKATEAAIQGIGLIRDQMESVGETVVRLSEHSVAIEQIIASVQDLADQSNLLAVNASIEAARAGEQGRGFAVVAQEIKGLADQSRESTLEVRSILEDVRKSVSAVVMATEQGNKAVDAGVRQSTKAEEAITSLTRAVETSSQAASIIEVSAEQQTAGIDQVALAMTTINKAMHDSLASTQQMEENAKKLEELGNQLHTLAQAFKIS from the coding sequence ATGATGCAATTCGTTACAAAATCCATTAGAGGGAAGCTGGCAGTTTCCTTTGTCCTGGTAGGACTGGTACCAATTCTCGTTCTGGGATACATTGGGTTGCGTTTGGCCGGGGATGCACTTGAAAAGGCTGAATTCGCAAAGCTTCTGTCCGAACGAGAATTAAGGAAAGATGAAATTCTCAACTATTTGAACGCTACATTGAACAACCTTCAATATTTGAACGAGACAGGGGCTGCAACAATCGCACTCGACACATTGTACTCGTATATCGAATTCTCCAGAGCCTCTGCAGATGCCCCCTTCGACACAAGTTCAGACGTATACAAGAGCACCCGCGAAACCGTAAGTAAGCCTATCGAGGCCTTTGTCTCTATCTACAATAGCGATGTATCGGGCTACGAGGATGTGCTGCTCGTTGGCGCAAAAAACGGTGTGGTTATGTACTCCGTTCGGCAACTGTCGGATCTTGGCGCGAATTTGAAAACGGGGGATCTGAAAGACAGCGGGCTCGCAAAGCTGTGGTCCAGGGTGACAGAAACAGGCAAGCCTGCGCTTGTGGATTTTGGAGTTTACAAGGCTACCGGAAATCCTGCGGCATTCGCCGGTGTGCCCATAACGGACAGCAGTGGCAAAATCAAAGGAGTCATCGCCCTGCGCATGGGACCGCAGCACATTGTGTCCTCGTTTGGTTCGGGACATGACACGAACAGGAATGCCGGATCGTATCTCGTAGGCCAGGATTTGCTTTTACGGTCTCAATCGAGATTTGAGAAAGAGAATTCCGTACTCAAGAAGAAGATCGAAACTGACGCAGTGAAAAATGCTCTTGCGGGAAAAAGCGCAACCGCGCTTACCCGCGATTATCGGAATGTGTCGGTGCTCAGTTCCTATGCTCCTCTGAATTTGCCGAGTCTAAAGAGTCTCGGTGCCGACTTCGATTGGGCAATCGTATCGGAAGTTGCCGAAAGTGAAATGAGACAACCCATGAGCGCCATACTTACCTACATGGGTGTGATCATCCTGGTAGTAGCGATCGTCGTAATGTTGCTGGTGTTCTTTTTGTCGAGAGGTTTTGCCAGACCTATAACGATGATGTCCGAAATTGCAGATCGACTCAGTAAAGGAGACCTGACGGTTACGGTGCCAAAATTCAAGAGACATGACGAAATAGGTGCTTTGGCCGAATCGTTTCGTTCCATGCTGGAATCCATGAGGGCTCAGACAGGCCGCTTGTATGAAGGCATTAAGGTCTTGAGTGGTTCCGCAGCAGAAATTTCCACTGCAATTACTCAGTTGGTTACCAGTACCGCAGAGACAGCGACATCTGTAAACCAGACTACAGCCACTCTGGAAGAGGTCAAACAGGCGGCAAAGGTAGCCAACGACAATGCTATGAACGTTGCCCGCATTTCGCAGCAGGCAGTTGCCGTTTCTACTGAAGGGAAAAAGGCTACCGAAGCTGCCATTCAAGGAATCGGTCTGATCAGAGATCAGATGGAATCCGTCGGTGAGACAGTGGTGAGACTGAGCGAACATAGCGTTGCTATAGAACAGATTATAGCCAGCGTGCAGGATCTTGCAGACCAATCCAATCTCTTGGCGGTCAACGCATCCATAGAAGCGGCGCGTGCGGGCGAACAGGGACGAGGATTCGCTGTTGTCGCTCAGGAGATCAAAGGACTTGCCGATCAATCCAGGGAATCTACCCTTGAAGTGCGTTCTATCCTTGAAGACGTGAGAAAATCGGTCAGTGCAGTGGTTATGGCTACTGAACAAGGCAACAAAGCGGTTGACGCGGGAGTGCGACAATCGACCAAAGCAGAAGAGGCTATTACCAGCCTCACCAGAGCCGTGGAGACTTCTTCACAGGCAGCATCGATCATAGAAGTGTCCGCCGAGCAGCAGACGGCTGGAATAGACCAAGTCGCACTTGCCATGACCACCATCAATAAGGCAATGCACGATAGTCTTGCGAGTACGCAGCAAATGGAAGAGAACGCTAAGAAACTTGAAGAACTCGGCAATCAACTCCATACGCTCGCTCAAGCTTTCAAAATTTCCTGA
- the yedE gene encoding YedE family putative selenium transporter — translation MEIRKNFFASTAGIVAVGGVIGILAALLQKWGNPGNMGVCMACFERDLAGAVGLHRADVVQYLRPELIGFALGAFGAALAFGEFKPRSGSAPFIRFILGMCAMIGALVFLGCPWRALLRLAGGDGNAIFGLLGLVTGVGIGTLFFRAGYTLNRVAKQSFGAGLMMPLVAVGFFILLLLYPQIPGEPKNGILFYSLKGPGSQHAPLAISLVVGLVIGFIAQRSRFCTMGGLRDLILFRHFHLFAGLAALLIAAFATNLVLGQFKPGFVGQPVAHTQSFWNFAGMLVAGLAFALAGGCPGRQLFMTGEGDGDAATFVFGMIVGAAFAHNFGLASSPAGLGPHGIAAVAVTMLACLFIGLTNIRRVGS, via the coding sequence TTGGAGATCAGAAAAAACTTCTTCGCTTCTACTGCAGGTATTGTTGCCGTCGGTGGCGTAATCGGGATATTGGCTGCTCTGCTCCAGAAATGGGGCAATCCGGGGAATATGGGCGTATGTATGGCCTGTTTCGAACGTGATTTGGCTGGTGCAGTCGGCCTCCACAGAGCAGATGTTGTCCAGTATTTGAGGCCTGAACTGATCGGATTTGCTTTAGGAGCATTCGGCGCTGCGCTCGCATTCGGCGAATTCAAACCACGTTCAGGTTCGGCTCCTTTTATTCGGTTCATTCTTGGAATGTGCGCGATGATCGGAGCTCTGGTCTTTTTGGGGTGTCCCTGGCGAGCGCTGCTCCGTTTGGCGGGTGGTGATGGCAATGCCATTTTCGGTCTGCTGGGGCTTGTTACCGGAGTAGGAATCGGCACCCTGTTTTTCAGAGCGGGCTATACTCTTAATCGTGTAGCAAAGCAGTCCTTTGGTGCAGGGCTGATGATGCCTCTTGTAGCCGTTGGATTTTTCATACTCCTGCTCTTGTATCCGCAGATTCCGGGAGAGCCGAAAAACGGCATCCTGTTTTATAGCCTCAAGGGACCCGGTTCCCAACACGCTCCCTTGGCTATTTCACTGGTTGTGGGGCTCGTCATCGGGTTTATTGCCCAGAGAAGCCGCTTCTGCACTATGGGTGGATTGCGTGATTTGATTCTATTCAGGCATTTTCATCTGTTTGCGGGACTGGCCGCACTCCTGATAGCAGCATTCGCAACTAATCTCGTCCTGGGACAGTTCAAACCGGGCTTCGTAGGCCAACCGGTGGCTCATACCCAGAGTTTCTGGAACTTTGCCGGCATGCTGGTCGCTGGACTGGCGTTCGCCCTTGCAGGCGGGTGCCCGGGAAGACAGCTCTTCATGACCGGCGAAGGAGACGGCGATGCCGCAACATTCGTTTTCGGTATGATCGTAGGTGCGGCATTCGCTCACAATTTCGGACTGGCCAGTTCTCCGGCTGGTTTGGGACCTCACGGCATTGCCGCTGTTGCGGTTACCATGCTGGCGTGCCTATTCATCGGATTAACAAACATTCGACGCGTCGGATCGTAA
- a CDS encoding sulfurtransferase TusA family protein: MTEKVDARGLSCPQPVLMALAKIKEKGSGEIEVLVDNEVSRENVSRAATGQGWQIADIKEADGEYSLTLRK; this comes from the coding sequence GTGACTGAGAAAGTGGATGCCCGAGGACTTTCCTGCCCGCAACCGGTGCTCATGGCGCTGGCGAAAATCAAGGAAAAAGGTTCCGGCGAAATTGAAGTGCTTGTGGACAATGAGGTGAGCCGGGAAAACGTCAGTCGTGCCGCAACCGGTCAGGGTTGGCAGATTGCCGATATCAAAGAAGCAGATGGTGAATACAGCCTTACACTGAGAAAATGA
- a CDS encoding DUF3343 domain-containing protein, whose amino-acid sequence MMSFFGRLRSAFRKSTPEDRISRELSDRGILVFEHTSEVIRAETLLRDSGFSVAVKGPPPEVRKGCDMVIEFPLISELEIFQILLKARIKPLEVLPLQDLLLEPVSLYQVKDFGEYLMVRAANMKITASKKCLTIVNVSGGGCPDVPYLAEQMVGRKLGEAPEPRELGCTLCGYALQLAYEELRRLCRG is encoded by the coding sequence ATGATGAGTTTCTTTGGACGACTGCGTTCCGCGTTTCGGAAAAGCACCCCCGAGGACCGCATATCGAGGGAATTATCCGACCGCGGCATTCTGGTATTCGAGCATACGAGCGAAGTTATACGAGCAGAAACCCTGCTGAGAGACTCAGGGTTTTCCGTAGCCGTAAAAGGCCCTCCTCCCGAGGTCAGGAAGGGCTGCGATATGGTTATCGAGTTTCCCCTGATCTCTGAACTCGAGATATTCCAGATCCTTCTCAAGGCAAGAATCAAGCCTCTCGAAGTATTGCCTCTTCAGGATTTGCTCCTGGAACCCGTAAGCCTGTATCAGGTGAAAGACTTCGGAGAATACCTCATGGTACGAGCAGCGAACATGAAAATTACCGCTTCGAAGAAGTGTTTGACCATAGTCAATGTTTCCGGCGGCGGGTGTCCGGATGTTCCTTATTTGGCGGAACAAATGGTAGGCCGCAAGCTCGGAGAAGCGCCGGAACCGAGGGAACTCGGGTGCACCTTGTGCGGTTACGCTCTTCAGCTTGCCTATGAGGAATTGAGGCGCTTATGTCGTGGTTGA
- a CDS encoding NAD(P)H-hydrate dehydratase, with translation MSWLIVGTVPYEGFPLLDTTCEIDRGQLRLGAESISIARGTPCLIATAYLCAKTLGIDPPRTILAGDIGRGDGSRAVYERLFQTGAEREESIIVFHYLQPEVDWHNRILYRLQERDSKQTLIADAGYMYVAKMSGFSADYDLFTPDAGELAFLADESAPHPFYTRGFLLQEDGRIPGLIARACEHENAARFLLVKGKCDYVASAEGIIGTVCEPRVEALEPIGGTGDSLTGIVSSLIAAGHPIPDSALSAAKINRFLGLLGNPNPATPVADLLEFLPEAMELESKQ, from the coding sequence ATGTCGTGGTTGATCGTGGGTACAGTGCCGTATGAGGGATTCCCTCTTCTTGACACTACGTGCGAGATCGATCGGGGGCAGCTTCGATTAGGGGCAGAATCCATCAGTATCGCTCGGGGCACTCCATGCCTCATTGCAACCGCATACCTTTGCGCCAAAACCTTGGGAATCGATCCACCGCGAACCATTCTGGCCGGAGACATCGGCCGGGGGGATGGAAGCCGAGCGGTGTACGAGCGTCTCTTCCAAACAGGAGCGGAACGGGAGGAATCGATCATTGTGTTTCATTATTTGCAACCGGAAGTAGATTGGCACAACAGGATTCTCTATCGTCTGCAGGAACGCGACAGTAAACAGACGCTCATCGCAGATGCCGGATACATGTACGTAGCCAAAATGAGCGGTTTTTCTGCGGATTACGACCTGTTCACGCCGGATGCGGGTGAACTTGCATTCCTTGCTGACGAATCGGCACCACATCCGTTTTATACCCGCGGCTTTCTCTTGCAGGAAGATGGAAGAATTCCCGGGCTGATCGCTCGCGCGTGTGAGCACGAGAACGCCGCTCGTTTCCTTCTCGTGAAGGGAAAGTGCGATTATGTGGCTTCTGCCGAAGGAATTATCGGGACGGTCTGCGAACCGCGGGTGGAAGCGCTGGAGCCTATCGGTGGCACCGGCGACAGCCTGACAGGAATTGTCTCATCGCTTATTGCCGCAGGCCACCCCATTCCGGATTCTGCACTGTCTGCAGCCAAGATAAATCGATTTCTGGGGTTGCTCGGCAATCCGAACCCTGCAACACCTGTTGCAGATTTGCTGGAATTCCTACCTGAGGCAATGGAACTGGAATCAAAGCAGTAA
- a CDS encoding LysR family transcriptional regulator, whose translation MELRQLKTFRTVATLLSFNRAAEVLNYAQSTISAQIKALEEDLEVKLFDRLGKGIVLTEAGELLSQYAQKMLDIEAETMAGVKGRDQPQGSLTIRAPQSIGNTYLAGVVGAFRKQFPKVSFNFHTCAFHSLEHELQTGVTDLAFLLGDSINSASLVAEPLRFEQLLMVSNPDNPLTQRTKVSIKDLADQPIFLAKSDCGYRMTFEQMLTEANIKPQTVLEFNSVELLKACLAISEGVTMIPEITVRAEIARGELSVLRWEEELMETAVLMIRHKEKWLSPSLQSFLEISRDIIGNG comes from the coding sequence ATGGAACTCCGTCAACTGAAGACATTCCGAACCGTAGCCACACTTTTGAGCTTCAACCGGGCGGCGGAAGTGTTGAACTACGCGCAATCGACCATATCGGCTCAGATAAAGGCCTTGGAAGAGGATCTCGAGGTAAAGCTTTTTGACAGGTTGGGCAAAGGGATAGTGCTCACGGAAGCAGGCGAGCTATTGTCCCAGTACGCTCAGAAAATGCTTGATATTGAGGCCGAAACCATGGCCGGTGTGAAAGGGAGGGATCAGCCTCAAGGGTCACTGACAATCCGAGCCCCCCAAAGTATAGGCAACACCTATTTGGCTGGCGTGGTAGGCGCATTTCGCAAGCAGTTCCCAAAGGTCAGCTTCAACTTTCATACCTGCGCGTTTCACAGTCTGGAACATGAACTTCAGACCGGCGTCACTGATCTGGCTTTTTTGCTTGGCGACTCAATTAATTCGGCAAGTCTGGTTGCAGAGCCGCTGCGATTTGAACAACTCCTCATGGTGTCTAATCCGGATAATCCTTTAACTCAAAGAACCAAAGTGTCCATAAAAGATCTCGCCGATCAGCCGATTTTTCTGGCAAAATCCGATTGCGGTTACAGAATGACATTTGAGCAGATGTTGACCGAAGCGAACATAAAGCCGCAGACCGTACTGGAATTCAACAGCGTGGAATTGCTCAAGGCTTGTCTGGCAATAAGTGAGGGTGTCACCATGATTCCAGAAATAACAGTTCGGGCTGAGATTGCCCGAGGCGAGTTGTCAGTTCTGCGATGGGAGGAGGAGCTCATGGAGACAGCGGTTCTCATGATTCGGCACAAGGAGAAATGGCTGTCCCCCTCATTGCAATCGTTTCTCGAGATCTCGAGAGATATCATAGGGAATGGATAG